Proteins from one Malaya genurostris strain Urasoe2022 chromosome 2, Malgen_1.1, whole genome shotgun sequence genomic window:
- the LOC131429348 gene encoding uncharacterized protein LOC131429348, with product MYRDKDGSLFTDGREVIKRWKQHFDEHLNSAENVGIGVQDDGRNDYVSAAEDGNDPAPALREVNDAMHQLKIDKLPEEWKEGVICPIHKKGDHLECEDFRAITVLNAAYKVLPQIIFRRLSPKTNEFVGSYQAGFVDGRSTTDQIFTVRKILQKCREYQVPTHHLFIDFKAAYDSIDRIELWKIMDKNSFPGNSIGSRRGLRHGGGLSCLLFNIALEGVMRRAGPNSRGTIFTKSSQSVCFADDMDIIARNFGTVAELYTRLKREAAKVGLVVNASKTKYMLVGGTEHDRIRLGSSVTIDGDTFEVVEEFVYLGSLLTADNNIHLHTKCTMYKTLIRPMILYGHEAWIMLEEELQALDAFERRVLRTIFGGVQKNGVWRRKMNHELAALYGEPSIQKVAKAGRIK from the exons ATGTACAGGGATAAGGACGGGAGCCTCTTCACGGATGGACGTGAGGTGATTAAAAGGTGGAAGCAGCACTTCGATGAGCACCTGAACAGTGCGGAGAACGTAGGCATTGGGGTTCAAGATGACGGGAGAAACGACTACGTCAGTGCTGCAGAAGACGGAAATGATCCAGCTCCCGCACTGAGGGAAGTTAATGATGCCATGCACCAGCTCAAAATCGACAAG ctaccggaggagtggaaggaaggggtAATTTGCCCCATTCACAAGAAAGGCGACCATTTGGAATGCGAGGACTTCCGAGCGATCACAGTTCTgaatgccgcctacaaagtgCTACCCCAGATCATcttccgtcgtctatcacctaaAACGAATGAGTTCGTGGGAAGTTATCAAGCCGGCTTCGTCGATGGCCGATCGACAACGGACCAGATCTTCACCGTGCggaaaatcctccaaaaatgccgtgaataccAGGTCCCAACGCATCAcctgttcatcgacttcaaggCGGCATACGATAGTATCGACCGCatagagctatggaaaattatggacaAGAACAGCTTTCCTGGAAA TTCAATCGGATCTCGCCGGGGACTGCGACACGGTGGCGGACTCTCATGCCTACTATTCAACATCGCCTTGGAAGGAGTAATGCGACGAGCCGGGCCTAACAGCCGGggtacgattttcacgaaatccAGTCAATCTGTGTGCTTTGCGGATGATATGGACATTATCGCGAGAAACTTTGGAACGGTGGCAGAGTTGTACACACGCCTGAAACGCGAAGCAGCAAAGGTTGGACTGGTGgtgaatgcgtcgaaaacaaagtacATGCTAGTAGGCGGAACCGAGCACGACAGGATTCGTCTAGGAAGTAGTGTCACGATAGACGGGGATACCTTCGAGGTAGTGGAAGAATTTGTTTACCTCGGATCCTTACTAACGGCTGACAACAAT ATTCACCTCCACACGAAATGTACCATGTACAAAACGCTTATAAGACCGATGATCCTCTACGGACACGAAGCATGGATCATGCTCGAGGAGGAGCTGCAAGCACTTGACGCTTTCGAGCGACGCGTGCTAAGGACGATCTTCGGCGGTGTGCAGAAGAACGGCGTGTGGCGGCGAAAAATGAACCACGAGCTCGCTGCACTCTACGGCGAACCCAGCATCCAGAAGGTGGCCAAAGCCGGAAGAATTAAGTAA